In Nicotiana tabacum cultivar K326 chromosome 10, ASM71507v2, whole genome shotgun sequence, the DNA window ttttaataattttcTGTACCACCCGTGAAGCTTGGGTAGTCTTAGTCTGCCATACTTCCCCTGCCTTGGTATAGTATGCATGGATCCATTTTACCCGTAGGCAATCTTTCTTTCTGCATATGTTCCATAGTAGTTTACCAATAGCAGCCCAGTTCCATGTATAGATGTCTAAAATATTTAGACTCTCTGCTGCTTTAGGAAGGCATAATCTATCCCAAGCAATCAATGCTTTCTTGCTAAGATTACTACCTCCAGTCCACACAAAACTTCTGCAAATTGCTTCTATCATCTGAACAACTTTTTTTGGCAGCACAAACACTTGTGACCAATATACTTGAATAGAGTACAACACAGATTTCACAAGTTGGATTCTTCCAGCATATGATAAGTATCTAGTGGTCCATGATTTTATTCTAGCCAGCATCTTGTCTATTAGAGGTTTGCATTGAATAATAGACAACCTTTTTGTACTCAAGGGAATGCCTAAGTACCTAAAAGGTAGATCTCCCTTACCAAATTGGTTAGCCTGAAGGATTTGTTGTTGGATCTCCCGAGGGACACCACCAAAGTACGCTGAGCTTTTCTCAGTATTGGCACTCAATCCAGACACTTGTGAGA includes these proteins:
- the LOC107762750 gene encoding uncharacterized protein LOC107762750, coding for MLVQCFQKFSQVSGLSANTEKSSAYFGGVPREIQQQILQANQFGKGDLPFRYLGIPLSTKRLSIIQCKPLIDKMLARIKSWTTRYLSYAGRIQLVKSVLYSIQVYWSQVFVLPKKVVQMIEAICRSFVWTGGSNLSKKALIAWDRLCLPKAAESLNILDIYTWNWAAIGKLLWNICRKKDCLRVKWIHAYYTKAGEVWQTKTTQASRVVQKIIKTKSMFEKIGLHETDVAAMTKYSIKDIYGAYHGEFQKAPWRRMVCNNNGQPKWTFILFLALRRKLQTKERITSWANLEDMDCVLCKQENEDIAHLLFECMYAKQVWSKLLAWQSIKREVWNWKHEERNARIFKDSSRSADQVVKKLIREVHVRARKGLYTCQMKPLIIVSKFVAVSRKLWKC